A genomic region of Sarcophilus harrisii chromosome 6, mSarHar1.11, whole genome shotgun sequence contains the following coding sequences:
- the LOC100920334 gene encoding olfactory receptor 5B12-like: protein MTSMENRSEVNEFILKGITDDPELKVLLFIMFTLIYLITLIGNLGIVSLISWDSHLHTPMYFFLSNLSLVDFSLSSSVTPKVMAGLLRGDKVISYNGCATQLFFFAAFVIIESFLLASMAYDRHAAVCKPLHYTTTMTSTVCASLVSGAHICGFLTSSIVTGNIFSLSFCKSNIVNHVFCDIPPLLVLSCSDIHTTELLVFILASFNAFFPFIVIFSSYLLIFITILKIRSTEGRQKAFSTCASHLTAVSIFYGTAVFIYFQPSSSHSMDSNKVVSIFYTMVIPMLNPLVYSLRNKDVKNTFRKAVRRQH, encoded by the coding sequence ATGACTTCTATGGAGAACAGATCTGAAGTGAATGAGTTCATCCTTAAAGGAATAACAGATGATCCAGAACTTAAGGTTCTTCTCTTCATCATGTTCACCCTCATCTACCTCATCACCCTAATAGGGAACCTAGGAATAGTATCTTTGATCTCCTGGGATTCCCACCTCCACACGCCCATGTACTTTTTCCTCAGTAACCTCTCTTTGGTGGATTTTAGCTTGTCTTCATCTGTGACTCCTAAGGTGATGGCTGGGCTCCTAAGAGGGGACAAAGTCATCTCCTATAATGGATGTGCCACACAGTTGTTCTTCTTTGCAGCCTTTGTTATTATTGAAAGTTTCCTCTTAGCCTCCATGGCCTATGATCGCCATGCAGCTGTGTGTAAGCCCCTACATTACACCACCACCATGACTTCAACTGTATGTGCATCTCTGGTCTCTGGTGCTCACATCTGTGGATTTCTGACCTCCTCCATAGTCACAGGAAATATATTTAGCCTTTCTTTTTGTAAGTCAAATATAGTGAATCATGTTTTCTGTGATATCCCCCCTCTCCTAGTTCTCTCTTGCTCTGATATTCACACCACTGAGTTACTAGTCTTTATCTTAGCATCATTCAatgcatttttcccatttattgtcatcttttcttcttatttgttaATCTTCATCACCATTCTGAAGATACGTTCTACTGAGGGCCGCCAGAAAGCTTTTTCCACTTGTGCTTCCCATCTCACAGCAGTGTCAATATTTTATGGGACAGCTGTCTTCATTTACTTCCAACCTAGTTCAAGTCATTCAATGGACTCAAACAAAGTGGTGTCCATATTCTACACCATGGTCATCCCTATGCTGAACCCTCTGGTCTATAGTCTGAGGAACAAAGATGTCAAGAATACTTTCAGGAAAGCTGTGAGGAGACAACAttaa